TTTATCTAACtgcttctggaagctggttccagcttcgggtggcataatagctaaacacagttgcaccttgttttgagtgaacccttggtattttcTTACTGAGGTTTGATAGCCAACAAGCATATCTGCAAAGTATTTAGATCCTaggccattgagtgatttataaactAGTAATAGTGCCTTAAAATCATTTCTAAATGTGACTGGAAGtcggtgtgctgtcttacattttggtcttaaattagactgatctaagtttgTATGCAactgacttaaaaaaaattaagaccaacattttagacgccTAACAATTAAGACTAGTcgaaaacagttttatgcaaccggcccccgggcagcagcattctgaatgagcttCAGCTGTCTATTGGTCCATTACAGGAAtccaccctactggtgatgaatgcatgtACAAGTTTCTTTAAGTCTTGATTGGATACAAAATATCCAATTCTCGTTATATTTTTGAGATgatttttatatctatatatatcttttatatttctgatttagttattgctttgatgtgactactgaaactaatgTCTGACtcaaaaatgacaccaagattccttaCTTGATTTTTTTTCTAGTTTAGATCTTTGGAGTCAAGGTATGTGTTCACCTTGGGAATTTCGCCTTTGCCAAATACAGTTGCCTCTGTCTTGTCTGCGTTTAACTGAAGGAAATttcggcacatccaactgttaatttcatcaaggcactggcactggcttcatttattatctttatgagtgccatctctgtgctgtgatgccgTCGAAAATCAGACTGGAAATTGTCTAAGTAGCTATTTGAATTTAAGTATTTGTTAAGCTGATCGAAAACAaccttttcaatgatcttgcctatgaaaggaagatttggcCCATAGTTGTTTAATATGCCATTATCCAGATTGCTCATTTTAAAAGAGGCTtaacaactgcagttttcagagtCTTCGGAAAAGTCCCCGAAAGGAGTGAGGCATTCACAATCTCTAAGAGATTGGTTTCTAGACCGTTaagcacatttttgaaaaaagaagTGGGGAGTGTGTAAGACAGCAGGCCGATGTTTTAAGCTGCTGTACTGTTTCTTCCAGGGTTTTGCCATCAATTGCCTAAAAATCAGACATACTGTCTAATTTCTGAAGTTGTTGTGGTGGGTGATGTCTAACCTCAGTGCAAAATGAGAACGAGCAGATTGCCATTCTAACGTCACTGAATTTATAGCTGTCAGAGAGCATGTCACTGGGAACTTGTGTTGGTGGGTTAGCTAGTCTCTCTACATTAGCAAATAGAGTCCGGGTGTTGTTTATGTTGCTGTTTATTATGTTGGAGAAGAAAGTATTTATAGCTGTGCCTAGTTCCAAATTAAAAGCATGAAGTTTTGCTTTCCGTCACATTCAttcttattttctgcatttcctTTTCATGCTTTGCACTGCTGTTGTGTTTCTCCAAGGAGCTTTACACCTGCCAGTAATCTTCCTGGCCTTTACAGAAGCAATGTCATCAATAGCATTTTTAACTTTAGAGTTAAAGTTATCAAGGAGAACATCAACAGATTCTGCAGATATACTCTAAACACACTAGTGTTTTAATTTATGTACCTCTTCTTGACGGAGCCAGATCAAACTTCAGTGGGTGGAGAAATCATTAGATcagagaaaatacagaaatggtcagatagtgctacatccttaataacagtGGATGAAATGTTCAGACCCTTACTAATAAGCAAATCTAGAGTGTGGCAATGAGTATGTGTGGGGCTGATTACATGCCTAATACATCTCAAATATTTATCTCCAATCCAGTTCTGTATGTTTCTGGTCACTTTGCCTTCCTGAtcaaacattaaatacataaaaaagcaGCTGAATAATTTTACATTCCATATATTGTGTTAAAACATAGGGCAGGTTTATTAAGGTCAGCTAATCAAATGAATACTGTGTCATTCAGATCTGATCACAGACTGAATCAAATTTCACGTCAGTACAAGGTTTAAGCAAGCTCATAGGGAAAAGACACACATGACTCACTCTAACAAGGAACGACGAATCACAAACTGCTTGCTATGGCCTTGTGAAGGTTGTGTATGCCTACAGGGGCAGAGAAGAAAATGAAAGAGTTAGACACAAAGAGGATAAAAGGGAAAAATGCAAAATGGAAGGATATGAGATAAAAGCAATATGCTGAAAGGCTGACAACAGGCATATTAGTCAGGTGCCAAGATCACTTGATGACTTTCACAAATGCTGTATATTCAAGCAGGACATTTGCTTTCACAGAAATGGGGACAAAATTTGTATGCGGGTTTGAGGGGGCTTCTCCGTGCCTAATAAGTAGGCTCTATCCATTTGAGTACCTGAGTTTGTTTTTCTCCTTATCAGAGAGTGGAAAGACTGTGCTCATATGGGAGGAACCCAGACTGGCAGACTCCTCAATAAGACAGTCCATGAACTCATTCACCTGAGTGTCAAACTGCCGCATCAGGTCTACCTTcaaatgctgaacaaaaacagcAAATACACAAAACAGCTATACATCAAAGGAGGTTCAAAAAGGTCTTACGAAGGTCTTTCTATCCACCGACAGATTTCTAGCCTAGATAcataatatacacaaaataataacTCAGTCAAAGACACTGATCTCATGTGATATCTCAAGCTACTTCATTCCTGTCATGGTCATTTTGTTTGACTGAGGCTGCTGTTCATGGAGACAAATGAAGGACTTGTATGTCTGTGAAACTTCTGAGTTGTTTTATAATACTACACTTAACCACACAGACACAAAATCAAGAAATTGTATTAATGACGCAGTACTTCTCCTGTATCCCTAATTTAAAAAAAGGTCAGAAATTAGATTTGAATTCTTAAGTCCAATACTTTAGCTACACTCCTAACAAATGTGTGTTTCAAAAGTATCAATTTCATATGTACATGGGTTACTGGTAGAAATACTTTTTATACAATATATGCGAATGggtggagagtcgagaccgcgataaataacaatcaaaaggaataggctacaatggccctccaactgttttttgatgtttaaaaccccggacacgtcgtaaaatgacgccgttctacatatctccgaaccggagcgtgtagcgctgaaatgtcacgtctcgagTAAGCTCACGCcacgaatgggtcgagagtcgagaccgcaatcaataaaaatcaaaaggaataggctacaatggccctccaactggttttttatgtttcaaaaccggacgcgtcgtaaaatgacgccaaaggtacacccggcgcgtcaataaccgacgccaaggggtcctgccctagtgtccgtatgtgacgagttggggtgtgagaatgtgttgcagtagctttttccacattttgttatgttacagccatatcccaaaaataattgaattatttttctcaaaattctacaaacaataccccataatggcaacgtgaaagaagtttgtttgaaatctttgcaaatttattacaaataaaaacaaaaaaaatcacatgtacataagtattcacagcttttgccatgacactcaaaattgagctcaggtgcatcctgtttccactgatcatccttgagatgtttctacaacttgattggagtccacctgtggaaaattcagttgattggacatgatttggaaaggcacacacctgtctatataaggtcccacagttaacagtgcatgtcagagcacaaaccaagccatgaagtccaaggaattgtctgtagacctcctagacaggattgtatcgaggaacagatctggggaagggtacagaacaatttctgcagcattgacgGTCccaaagagcacagtggcctccatcatgtGTAAagggaagaagtttggaaccaccaggactcttacctagagctggctgccgaacaaactgagcgatcaggggagaaaggtcttagtcagggaggtgacaacgaacccaatggtcactctgacagagctccagcatttatctgtggagagaggagaaccttccagaagaacaaccatctctgcagcactccaccaatcaggccaattttactgaggagtgggaagccactcctcagtaaaaggcacatgacagcccacctggagtttgccaaaaggcacttgAAGGACTCtcggaccatgagaaacaaaattctctggtctgatgaatcaaagattgaactttttggcctgaatggcaagcgtcatgtctggaggaaaccaggtaccgttcatcacctggccaataccatccctacagtgaagcatggtggtggcagcatcatgctgtggggatatttttcagcggcaggaactggaagactagtcaggatcgagggaaagatgaatgcagcaatgtacagagacatccttgatgaaaacctgcttcagagccctctggacctcagactggggcgaaggttcatcttccaacaggacaacgaccctaagtacacagccaagataacaaaggagtagctatgggacaactctgtgaatgtcattgagtggcccagccagagcccagacttgaacccgattgaaaatctctggagagatctgaaaatggctgtgcactgacgctccccatccaacctgatggagcttgagaggtctgcaaagaagaatgggagaaactgcccaaaaataggtgtgccacacttgtagcatcatactcaaaaagacttaaGGATGTAATtgttgccaaaggtgcttcaacaaagtattgagcaaaggctgtgaatacttatgtacatttgatattttttttccattttttatttcttataaatttgcaaagatttcaaataaacttctttcacgttgtcattatggggtattgtttgtagaattttgaggaaaataatgaactgaatacattttggaataagggtgtaacataacaaaatgtggaaaaagtgaagcgctgtgaatactttccggatacactgtatatactgcatatatattcactgagcacttttattaggaacactttatttatttattctgctgttgctgatgctattctgctcactacaattgtacacagtggttatctgagttactgtagcctttctgtcagctcaaaccagtcaaaGGTTAAAGGTATTTCTCAGTAAGAACCACACTCCATGTATCAGCTCATCTGGGAATTGCAAGCCATCTTTCAAGCTTCTCAGTTCACTGAGTGATCTcaacaaataagcaaataaaattatttcaaattaatgtttaatatttatttatttggcaagtagtcttgtaataagattcATAATGAACAGTCAGATGTTCATTAATGACAAAATACACCAACAGAACTCAAGGTggaatttcagctgttcagcaatttatttcttctcacataattacataattttaacgaaaatcaatgtgttatgtccatttctttatttatgttgcaagcagtcttgtaataggctggatAATAAGTGAAACGGTCACCAACAGATTTCAACTCAATCTTATTTGGTATGCAGCCGTGTAATAATCGCTCCGCGTCgaagtcctgatcaccctgttggcgtttattttgtgataacaactggCTAACTCTACGTTATCCCACTGTAtacaattacagtatatatagacatacacacactcattgaactacgaaaggctacggtaactcagataaccactctgtacaattgtagtgagcagaatagcatctcaggatACACAACTTATCAatccttgaggtggatgggctacaacagcagaagaccacgtctggcactttattaggaccacagaGTTcttaataaaatgctcagtgagtgtatatggctTTTTAAGAGGTATATCTTTTTAATATgtcaatattattatataaacccTGGCTGACAACCATATCATTCTTTACACTTCCTGTAACCTTTATATGCACTTGCTTGGAAGAACTTATGGAAGCTTTAGCTTGGAAGCTTTAGCTTGGAAGCTAAAGCTTGATcccttgtaaaaaaaaatcaatgacagTTAATTACAGTTATTCCTTCATCTGTTAATACCAGTGGAAATACTGTGCcagacattttaaacattaacaGAGACATTGCTTGATAAGGTACAACTTCCAGCATGATAAAGTGCCATCTGACAAGATTACTTATGTCTAGAAGTGTCTGTCACATAAGATAAACCAGGACAAAGCAGAACAAACATTTGGAGCAGATAAACTAATCAGAATCACAGATGTATAGCAAACAGCATTGCAGATGTAAtctttaaaatatactgtatagtttagTAGAATAAATTAACATAAAGTACAGATATTGTATAAGTGCTAGCTGTAAGCATTTGATTTAAATCAATCAAAGGATTTAGTTAACCCAAAGGTCACACTTGAAATTTAGGATCTGTTAATCTGTGACATAATCTGTGATAATACAGTGATAAAGAACAGAACACGCACACGTAATACATTGAGTACTTTGTTGCTCTCATGGTTTAAACATACTTAAAATTACTTTCTTCATACATGAGAATAAtacatttctctttttttgtgtgtatctgCAAGTGTCAAACTTATCTGACTTGATATCTGATTGGAGACATAAGACAAGAAGAAAATGGGAAAGTTTACCTCAGCTTGTTTCTTTAGCTGTAGCTTCCTGATAATAATGTGCTCCACTTCCACAGTTCCTGAAATGAAACATGAATATTTGATAGAGTAGATAGTCACATCTAAATACAGCTGGACGTAGGTCATTTTGTGACACTCGAGGGCACGGTAACCTGGTTACCATACCACTAATCTTTAACTGATTCAACATAATGCAAACCGAATACTTGCACCCATTACAGTACAAACACAGAAGATCAGGTGATTCATCTAGTGTCCTTAGTCTACAAAGTGTGGGTTAGACAAACAGCAAATAATTACAAATTCATAGAGGGTGTAAAACCCATGacttctaaataaatattttaactctttaaaaatACATCTTGTTCTAAACCATTGTTTTAGCTAGCAATAAAATTGTCATAAAACATTTAGACAAAATTGTAATCATgctatattcactttcacactaaATTGCACAATGTAAAAAACCTACTCTAGCATTTTCAAGATTAATCATATTTCATCTTTTACAATAATTGTTATGATACAAGAAGCAGCAAAACCTGAATAATCAAAAATAACTGGGCCATGTACATTTCAGAGTTAATGGGAATAAGTGCACCACTGATAACATTGCTGGCAATTACTCAATCAAGTCACATGGTCAATCGCATGGAAGTCTATTAATCTCCAAACAAAGCTTGAATGTTTCACTATCTTAACAGAAATGTATCATAGTTATTGTTTTTCCTGATTGCTTAAATTAATATTAGATTACACAGTCATCATCAAGTCttactgtaaataatgttttcaatCATAAAAGTAGAGATATTTTATTAGATATATCAAATATGTGATATAtaataccagtcaaaagtttgatctaagtgtccagcatacatgggaactctCTTTAAAGAAATTCCCAGGTTGATAtctcatgaagttggttgagagaatacccagagtgtgcagagctgtaatctaggtCTACTGTTAAAAAAAGCtgataaataaaatagttttgttaTATTTGTATGGTCACTACATcattcccatacttccatttgtgttatttcatagtttttaagACTGTACTATTaaactaaaatgtgtaaaatagtaATACAGTAAATGTATCCAAACTTTGACTGGTAGAGTATGTTTCATATGAGTATGTGTTGTAATTCAAAAGAACATAATGGCAGCTAATAGGATAACGTAAAATAAACAGTTATGTCACACGATGAAACATGTTGCAACTTATAACATTAGGTGAGAGTTGAATGAACTGAATTATACCCTTAAATGACCCCTGCAATCAACATCCTAATGTGTCTATATGACTTGCTCCCAGTTTCAATAGTCTACATTTGGAAGATTAGAGTTATTGACACCACTGTTTTGTGCAGTGATTCAGTCTTACCATTACTGGGGCAGGGGAGCTCTCTTTTGGCTCTTTCGGCCCCTGTGCTGTCCTGGTCAGATGATGGAGCCACCTTATGAGACCTCTTGCGACTGCGTGGGGCGCCAGCACCCTCGTTTGCCATTCTACTGctgaaactcaacataaaacatcacattgATGAGCAATAGGCACCTTAAAAGGATAGATCACCAAACAATTTTTATTATGTTATAAtttcttccaaacctgtatggctatctttcttatgtggaacgaggaatacaaaaggagattttaggcagaatgttcagtctcaattaccattcactttcattgtatgggacaAAAAGAGCACGTcaatattcttcaaaatttctacTTTAGTGTTTCATGGAGGAaaggctttggaacaacatgaggttgagtaaattatgaccgaaTTTTAATCTCGCTCAACAGGCAAGTGTATTCATGGcaagtatttaaataatttacaaaggCAAATGACACGACTCTTagcaatgttaaaggaatattttggattcaataattcaagttaaactcaatcaacagcatttttggcataatattgattaccacaaaaatttattttgatctgcccctcattttctttaaataaaatctgGTTTACtctgaggtacttacaatggaagtgaatggggccaatttgtaaacattaaaatacagtttcaaaggtttagccacaagacattaacaatactcAAGTTAgtatgatttaagtgtgataaattgCTTACTTATCCTTTCTGTATAAAGTCATTGCTaaatttacaacttcattgccattacaatgtaatgtcaacaaaacctaaaattcCTGTAAACAAATATGATTTAAACGACTTTacagctattattattattattatataattattatataattataaaagtataagcttcaaatttctgcctttaaactctacAATAATTGGCCTACTACTATGGTAGGTGCCACATTGTAACCtcgttttgtttttaaagaaatggagggatgagttgaattcttttttttttctttctttctttttttttttttttttgtggtaatcaacaaatgctgttgattgatcttaacttgtattgatcccggaatattcctttaatcttgaTGACATCAAATTGAATATTACGTCAAGACCATTTCAAGGTGATGTCACAAGTAGTAAAAAGTTTCTTAGCAACTAGCTTCCATCCACCACAAACGCAACTGCATCAATTCAAGTGCTGTTAACACTAAAACTGTATTAGTACATTACACTATGGGTTGGTAAACTGTGTTAATGTTGTGTAGTTATCATATTTTGGTGTAACTTCTCGTCTGTACTAAACAGTAACATTCAAATGACATAAACTACGCTGTTGGCAAGCAATATAATAAATAATCGAATCCGTTATTACGGCACAACTGACGTTCACTAACCAGGAAATGTTTTCGAGCAGATTGAATGATGTCTAATTTACTGGCTCCGGTTTAAATAAAAAACCACTTACTTGTAtttgtttttccaaaaatatGCCCGTCTGTTATGGCCAACTCGGGTTCTGAAGACAAACCCAGTGAATGAGAAACACTTGTTTGCGGTGCAGTTGTGTGAATAAATGAGATGAAATGTTACAGCAGCAGTGGCCTGCTGACGAACGGATACGCTCATTCTCTACCGGGAGGGCGGAGAATGCATCTAAACGCCATCTGATTGGCCGAGCTCCTTCTAGTATTTAAATTGATTCTAAGCGTACAGTATAAATACGTTGCCTGATTTGTTATGTAATAATTGGTTATCTCACACCTCTCCAATATGTAACGTGGATTAACATAACATATTTATATTGTTAGGACTGCTGTTGTTTATTTTGCTTCAAGGGAGTAGCCATTCTATGTTACTTtaaaatagttatatatatatatatatatatatatatatatatatatgtgtgtgtgtgtgtgtgtgtgtgtgtgtgtgtgtgtgtgtgtgcaaaatgaGTTTGCAGAATTTCATATGTAAAtatgttattaataattaatatacagGTATAATTCTGTTTGTACAAATTAGTGTAAATGATGTGATTTTATGTGAAATTATGCCGTTTCATTTTAAATTGacacttttgtgttctttgtAAATACCTGTTACCCTATTTAAGCTTGAACCCTGTTTTTAAAGGGTAAAGTACTTGTGCAGAGTGCATATCTTGAGAACTTCCAAAAGGTCATTCTACACATTaaagtgtaattttctgtaaagctgatttgaaatgatatgtgttgtgaaaagttctatacaaataaaaatgacttgacttgacttcacaaCAGTAACAAACTAGTAATTGATTCATTCAATTCATCAGAAATATATCTgagttttcaaataaaaagaaTTAAACACATTCAAACGAACAACAAAATACAACAGTATTCATCATCCAGGGTTTGTTTATTGCATcattaagataaaaaaaagaaaagaaaaaacactacAGGACATTTCTACATGACAAAAgtcacagaaagaaaaaaataatttcacaatatttataaaaaaaattatatatatatatatatatatatatatatatatatatatatatatatatatatatatatataatcaatgcCCTTCCTGTGATGTTGAAATTTGTATAATAGTAAAACTGTGAAAGCATTGTGCTTTTATCCTCTGATACAAACATGAAATTCCTACAACATTGCATAAATAAATCTTTATCATAAATACTCACCAAACATTGAAACACAAGACTAAATAAACACATACccacaacacatgcacacacacactattactgCACTTCAGTCTAgactatttaaatattttagaacaCTATAAACCCAGAGAACAGATTCCGTTTGTTATTATCATTGATCATAATGCATTACAAACTATATAATGATTACCCATAGGTTGCATGTATAATATCTGCTGTGAACAATGCATGCCTCCCAAATGCCCTGTGAAGTGTCTATTTCTGGAAGGAGGCTATAAAAAGCACAAAGGTCCCAGAACAATGCTTACATCTTCTTCCCAGGTGTCTCCTCTGCCCTCTATAGATATTGCTCTAATGGGTAGAAGTTGCATGTCTCCTCTAtggagctctaaattactcaaaACCCTCACCAGTGCCACTACCTGCAAAGATAAAGCAgggacatttttataaaattatgtttgGCTATCACAACATGCTTGGTTATGGAATAGATTTACTTTTAATGCATTGTAATAAAATTGcattggatggatagatggatggatggatggatgaaacttCTAACCTCACAACCACGTTTTGATATGGTGACAAGAGATGGATCAATTTCTTCACTGGAGTCTCCTAGTAAATGTACCACCCTCTTGGTCATATCTCTGTGTTTAGCAGTGGGGCTGTGGTTTTTGGGACATGTCAGAGTGATGTTTTGTATGGCAGAGTTGCTGTTTAACCGTAGGAATCGCAGTTGGACAACATCAAGATCTCTGTACTCAAACTGTGGAACACAGCAGTCAATAGATAAGGATAGTCACTAGAACTAAATAGAAGATttctaaacaatttaaaaaaatgtctgctgttAACATCTTTACCTTGAAGCCTCTGTATTGTTCACTAAACCCTTTTTTAGTATCCCATGACGACCATATTCCTGAAGTCTTACAACAGCAATGTGACAAATATTAGTTTGTATGATATTGAATGCTATAGTATTGCATTCAATATCATATCTTCCAGTTTTGGGCATTTTAGATGAAAGAAAATCTGTTTACATGTCTTTGAATGatcaaaagaaaattatatatcaTAAAGATCCTCTTACTTTGGACTGGACAGGAGACACGCAGGTTAGACCTCCAGCAGTAAAATTACAGAACACATTGAGAGCATCAAATGGACATCCCTGGTTAGGATCAATGTAGTAATGCCCTGTGAAAAACGACCTCCATTAAGTGTAAACATAAAATTCCTTTAAATAAGACCAGCATattctaattaaataaataggcTAATTGACAAGTTCCAGATATAGAGGCTGGGCATCTCCCAATACACTATTCagaacatacactgtaaaaatgtaaagattCTCAAGGGACCATTTGGGGTTCTGCTCACCATCTCTGATATGAGGGTGGATAAGACTCAGCTCTCTGCAGTTGGTGGCAGGGCTGTCTTTGGTGCCCAGATGCCAGCTGTGTGAGTGCCACTCCTCCCCAATCCACTCTTCGTGCTCATCAAATCGAGAATTTCTGGGCAACTTTCTGGATGTTTTCTAAAAAAGATGCATGTACAATCAATATAACAAAATGATATTGATCCCATCCCTCTAAATGCTAATTATCTTGAGTCATCCTGCAACCCCATGTCACCTGTAATTCTACCTAGGTATATTTGACCATAAAAGTGTGTTTCAGTGCTGAACAAACCAAGGTTTATTGCTTGAGTTTGTACCAACATTTTGTGACCTTCTTCTCTGCACCAGAAGTTGAGTATGTTGCCCTGGTGTCTGCTGGTCAGGAATACCTGGTTTTCCCTGTGAGATCATTGATTCAATGGGTCAGATATGATtggtcaaaaaacaaacaaagaaaaaacaaacaaaacagaaataatatgaacatatacattttaaactgaaAGGACAATAATGCAATGTTTCAATAGATCAACAATGATACtactataaaactataaaaaaataaataaagaatgaaaagaatttaaataatt
This window of the Xyrauchen texanus isolate HMW12.3.18 chromosome 27, RBS_HiC_50CHRs, whole genome shotgun sequence genome carries:
- the LOC127621461 gene encoding collagen alpha-1(XI) chain-like; the protein is MVSFESEKFQTATQNLPRVEEAEHCSYQQGIEGVQGLPGQKGVKGRRGPPGKPGIPDQQTPGQHTQLLVQRRRSQNKTSRKLPRNSRFDEHEEWIGEEWHSHSWHLGTKDSPATNCRELSLIHPHIRDGHYYIDPNQGCPFDALNVFCNFTAGGLTCVSPVQSKTSGIWSSWDTKKGFSEQYRGFKFEYRDLDVVQLRFLRLNSNSAIQNITLTCPKNHSPTAKHRDMTKRVVHLLGDSSEEIDPSLVTISKRGCEVVALVRVLSNLELHRGDMQLLPIRAISIEGRGDTWEEDVSIVLGPLCFL